A single genomic interval of Xyrauchen texanus isolate HMW12.3.18 chromosome 40, RBS_HiC_50CHRs, whole genome shotgun sequence harbors:
- the LOC127633910 gene encoding growth/differentiation factor 10-like produces MSTICVVAQIFLCLNIVKLHLVNSSELNGDAAATEPSFPNPERDMMIINMYRVYEKYSKHYQQQQQSVNTVRSFRAVPELSHHRVLFHFNLTSIPNSEVILTSTLHFLDQQPHQRPWHCRHSRGASCRIQHLQPLTLAQLIVKGTSPNAAMPSQLCNITMSSNRKGLWQITDVSLAIKQAQAQGELSITVEFDFGDRHQRRQDHLPPHRLPFILVYTKDIVITEPNSVATSLQRYSPSLMGEGKGTDPPSASLSSRIRREVDHLQNNYLPDVHYNDLKNRELWDSTFFAKKPKLLPNGQENHERLRASQELSFDEKTMKKARRKQWSEPRICMRRYLRVDFADIGWSEWILAPKAFDAYYCAGTCAFPIPKVVHPSNHATIQSIVRAVGIVPGVPEPCCVPDKMSPLAVLFLDTSRNIVLKVFPSMSVETCACL; encoded by the exons ATGTCAACCATTTGTGTCGTGGCACAAATCTTTCTCTGCCTTAACATCGTAAAGCTGCACTTAGTGAACTCCTCAGAGCTGAACGGAGATGCAGCCGCCACAGAACCGTCATTTCCCAACCCTGAACGGGACATGATGATAATTAATATGTACAGAGTTTATGAAAAATACTCCAAGcattatcaacaacaacaacagagtgTGAATACTGTCCGAAGCTTCAGAGCCGTCCCAG AGCTCTCCCACCATAGGGTTTTGTTTCACTTCAACCTGACCTCTATCCCTAATTCGGAAGTGATCTTGACTTCAACACTTCACTTTCTTGACCAGCAACCCCATCAACGACCATGGCACTGCAGACATTCCCGGGGAGCCTCATGTCGCATTCAGCACCTGCAGCCACTTACCTTGGCACAACTTATTGTTAAGGGCACATCACCAAATGCTGCCATGCCTTCTCAGCTGTGCAATATCACAATGTCCTCTAACAGAAAGGGGCTATGGCAGATTACTGATGTATCATTAGCCATCAAACAAGCCCAAGCTCAGGGTGAGCTCTCGATTACTGTTGAGTTTGACTTTGGGGACAGGCACCAGAGACGCCAGGATCACTTGCCTCCTCACAGATTGCCATTTATTCTTGTTTACACAAAGGACATTGTCATAACAGAACCAAACAGTGTTGCAACAAGCCTGCAAAGATACAGTCCATCTCTTATGGGTGAGGGGAAAGGGACCGATCCTCCCTCAGCTTCCTTAAGTTCTAGAATCAGAAGGGAAGTTGATCACTTGCAGAACAACTACTTACCTGATGTCCACTACAATGATCTTAAGAACAGGGAGTTATGGGACAGCACCTTTTTTGCAAAAAAGCCCAAACTCTTGCCAAATGGTCAGGAGAATCATGAGAGGTTGAGAGCATCCCAGGAGCTCAGCTTCGATGAGAAGACTATGAAAAAAGCTAGACGCAAGCAGTGGAGTGAGCCACGAATTTGTATGCGACGTTACCTGAGGGTGGACTTTGCTGACATCGGCTGGAGTGAATGGATATTAGCTCCAAAAGCATTTGATGCGTACTACTGTGCTGGAACCTGTGCATTCCCAATTCCAAAG GTTGTTCATCCTTCAAATCATGCAACCATACAGAGTATAGTGAGAGCCGTGGGAATTGTCCCTGGAGTTCCGGAACCATGCTGCGTTCCTGACAAGATGAGCCCTCTGGCTGTGCTGTTCCTTGACACAAGCAGGAACATTGTACTGAAGGTCTTCCCCAGCATGTCTGTGGAGACCTGTGCCTGTCTATAA